The DNA sequence ATTCACTTGTAACTGCAGGATCGCAAATAAAGCTTATTTCTATGGATAAAGAGGGAAAGTTAGAGGAAATCGCTGTCTCTTCGGGGAGCATAGACTGCTTCGATATTGCAGGCGAAAGACTTCTCCTTTCTGAGATGACAACGCTCGAGCCGCTTGAGATCTACTCTCTTGTCAAAGGCAAGAGGAAGAAGCTCACAAACTTCAACTCGTGGATTAAGGGTCTTAAGCTGTCGGAACCTGAGAGCTTCGAAGTGGAGGCCTCCGACGGGCAGAAGATCGAAGGCTGGATAATGAAGCCTGTAGACTTCGAGGAAGGGAAGAAGTACCCCGCTGTCGTGGAGATACACGGAGGGCCAAAGACGGCATATGGCGGAGGATATGTACATGAGTTCCAGGCTCTGGCCTCCGAGGGGTATGCTGTTATCTACTGCAACCCGAGGGGAAGCGCCGGTTACGGAACCGACTTTGCCGACATAAGGGGTCACTACGGGGAGAGGGATTTCGAAGACATAATGGAGATCGTCGAGTACGTCATAAACGAATACGATTTCGTTGACGAGGATAAGCTTGGAGTCACCGGAGGTTCTTACGGCGGCTTTATGACAAACTGGATTGTGGGGCATACCGACGCCTTCAAGGCTGCCGTCTCCCAGAGATCTATCTCGAGCTGGATCTCCTTCTTCGGCACCACGGATATCGGATACTTCTTTGCAAGCGATCAGACCGGAGGCGATTTCTTCGACAACCTCGAGGGTTATCTCAGACAGTCACCTCTAATGTCGGCGCCCAACGTAGTCACTCCGATTCTTTTCATTCACTCCCTTGAAGATTACAGATGCTGGGTCCCCGAAGCGATGCAGTTCTTCACGGCGTTGAGGTATCTCGGAAAAGAGGCGAAAATGGTGCTCTTCCCGAAGGAGAACCACGAGCTATCCAGAGGAGGCCTTCCCGTACACAGGGAAAAGCGTCTGAGGGCAATACTGGAGTGGTTCGATTCCCACCTGAAGACATGAGCCGTTGATGGAAAACAAGAAGGCAGGAAACATACATGTAAGATTCGCCACAATCGATGACAACGATAAGCTCCTCAAGATAGAGCGAGAATCGGCTCAGGAGGGTAATATCTGGCTCGTGGCTTTTAGAGAAGACTTCTTTGGAAGACTGAAGTACTTCGAAGAGGGTTTTATCATGATTGCCGAAGACGCCT is a window from the Mesotoga infera genome containing:
- a CDS encoding S9 family peptidase; its protein translation is MKKLKLEDLYKYSAVGDLHIFPDGENFVFVRKTMDKKENQYESSIWSGNMKSGRVRQLTRGGKDGSPTVSPDGKSLLFVSGRDKDAKGSGLYLLPLEGGESRLVKALKGGFSSVSWIDSETVLFITKHAPGEDPEKLEEDDPPEKKVYEIDKIPFLSNGAGFTENRAGRLYKMKLQDGKMEPVEAVGGDVENIVVSPERKEVAVITTEDKEKRPIWSSLYVLDLQSGLAKRIGDDSLSFYHCQWSGERELFAVATDFEKGFPTNPFIVHIDLESIALTMVAREMDLYFGNSLNSDVRGVSPNTSMKVVEGKLYSLVTAGSQIKLISMDKEGKLEEIAVSSGSIDCFDIAGERLLLSEMTTLEPLEIYSLVKGKRKKLTNFNSWIKGLKLSEPESFEVEASDGQKIEGWIMKPVDFEEGKKYPAVVEIHGGPKTAYGGGYVHEFQALASEGYAVIYCNPRGSAGYGTDFADIRGHYGERDFEDIMEIVEYVINEYDFVDEDKLGVTGGSYGGFMTNWIVGHTDAFKAAVSQRSISSWISFFGTTDIGYFFASDQTGGDFFDNLEGYLRQSPLMSAPNVVTPILFIHSLEDYRCWVPEAMQFFTALRYLGKEAKMVLFPKENHELSRGGLPVHREKRLRAILEWFDSHLKT